From the genome of Mycoplasma anserisalpingitidis, one region includes:
- the gltX gene encoding glutamate--tRNA ligase: MKKIRTRYAPSPTGYLHIGGARTALFCYLYAKHFNGDFIFRLEDTDIKRNVVGGEESQLKNLAWLGIIPDESPLKPNEKYGKYRQSEKLDRYREVADILLKQNLAYKAYDTTEELEQQKAESDAKGIPSFRYNRNWLKISEQEKQKRDTAGEYSIRLSMPENIEYSWEDIVRGPISFNSSDLSDWVIFKSDGYPTYNFAVVVDDHDMEITHVLRGEEHIGNTPKQLAIYKMLNWEAPSFGHMTIITNMEGQKLSKRDLSLKQFIEDYKNEGYWSHAVFNFLALLGWTSADASEKMTKEEIIAKFDPNRLSKSPSKFDIQKMQWFSKQYIKEADNSVLKSLMSSEINEFNQEWIDLFIDTYKQNAYCINGLNESLEMYKNPISDFEYQFTEEELKVINTFTELVNNSNFNVDEIQKAINKTQEICNVKGKKLFMPIRLASTFSEHGPELAKAIYLFGEDKIKERLSKWK, encoded by the coding sequence ATGAAAAAAATTAGAACAAGATATGCACCAAGTCCAACTGGATATTTACACATCGGAGGAGCTAGAACAGCGCTTTTCTGTTATCTTTATGCAAAACATTTTAATGGTGATTTTATTTTCAGACTTGAAGATACAGATATTAAACGTAATGTTGTTGGTGGTGAAGAAAGTCAACTTAAAAATTTAGCATGATTAGGAATTATTCCTGATGAATCTCCGCTTAAACCAAATGAAAAATATGGAAAATATCGTCAAAGTGAAAAATTAGACCGTTATAGAGAAGTAGCGGATATTTTACTTAAACAAAATTTAGCTTATAAAGCTTATGATACAACAGAAGAACTTGAACAACAAAAAGCTGAAAGTGATGCTAAAGGAATTCCTTCATTTAGATATAACAGAAATTGATTAAAAATTTCAGAACAAGAAAAACAAAAAAGAGATACTGCTGGGGAGTATTCAATTAGACTATCTATGCCAGAAAATATAGAATATTCTTGAGAAGATATTGTTAGAGGTCCAATTAGTTTTAATTCAAGTGATTTATCTGACTGAGTTATTTTTAAATCTGATGGCTATCCAACATACAATTTTGCAGTAGTAGTTGATGATCATGATATGGAAATTACACATGTATTACGCGGAGAAGAACATATTGGTAACACACCAAAACAACTTGCAATTTATAAAATGTTAAATTGAGAAGCACCAAGTTTCGGACACATGACTATAATTACAAATATGGAAGGTCAAAAACTTTCTAAACGTGATTTAAGCTTAAAACAATTTATTGAAGATTATAAAAATGAGGGATACTGATCACATGCAGTATTCAACTTCTTAGCACTTTTAGGATGAACAAGTGCAGATGCATCTGAAAAAATGACTAAAGAAGAAATTATTGCTAAATTTGATCCAAACAGATTAAGCAAATCTCCTTCAAAATTTGACATTCAAAAAATGCAATGATTCTCAAAACAATATATCAAAGAAGCAGATAACTCTGTATTAAAATCGCTTATGAGTTCTGAAATCAATGAATTTAACCAAGAATGAATTGATTTATTCATTGATACATATAAACAAAATGCTTACTGCATAAATGGATTGAATGAAAGTTTGGAAATGTACAAGAACCCAATTTCAGATTTTGAATATCAATTCACTGAAGAAGAATTAAAAGTAATAAATACTTTCACTGAGTTAGTCAACAATTCTAATTTTAATGTTGACGAAATTCAAAAGGCAATTAATAAAACTCAAGAAATTTGCAATGTAAAAGGTAAAAAATTATTTATGCCTATAAGACTTGCATCAACTTTTTCTGAACATGGTCCTGAATTAGCTAAAGCTATTTATTTATTTGGTGAAGACAAAATTAAAGAAAGGTTATCAAAATGAAAATAA
- a CDS encoding holo-ACP synthase codes for MIGVDIVKISRFIDNYDKFAKRILTQQELDEYQKIVEIRNKIKYVAVHWSIKEAIYKADNNYSTFNKINITKENSAYMHENFYISTSDDGDNLVAFVIKKG; via the coding sequence ATGATTGGTGTTGATATTGTAAAAATTTCACGTTTTATTGATAATTATGATAAGTTTGCTAAACGAATTTTAACTCAGCAAGAATTAGATGAATATCAAAAAATAGTTGAAATAAGAAATAAAATAAAATATGTAGCAGTTCACTGATCCATAAAAGAAGCTATATATAAAGCTGATAATAATTATTCAACTTTTAATAAAATTAATATCACAAAAGAAAATTCTGCATATATGCATGAAAATTTTTACATTAGCACAAGTGATGATGGTGATAATTTAGTTGCTTTTGTAATCAAGAAAGGATAA
- a CDS encoding lysophospholipid acyltransferase family protein, whose translation MNLITLKKIVFGPVWLMRFHRINSLARKYRKTPELASQQVRLDRMIKYSKKMLKLLRIDVEITGMENLPSTGGVILTPNHKSNIDSVVLMKLFELNKEKGEEAHKMPTFIAKKELLKKRLVRNGLSLLDTFSIDRENFRESYKTLQDFGEYVKRISTYGVIFPEGTRVANPNEIGEFKSGAFKIAAMKYLPILPVTIVNSEQAFDKKRKGRLTIKIKIHSLIKANAVITQDSAAVGKRVREIVLSGLNNG comes from the coding sequence ATGAATTTAATCACATTAAAGAAAATTGTTTTTGGTCCTGTATGATTGATGAGATTTCACAGAATAAATTCTTTAGCAAGAAAATACCGTAAAACTCCTGAATTAGCAAGTCAACAAGTAAGACTTGACAGAATGATTAAATACAGTAAAAAAATGCTAAAACTTTTAAGAATTGATGTTGAAATTACTGGAATGGAAAATCTACCAAGCACTGGTGGAGTTATCTTAACACCAAATCACAAATCAAATATCGACTCAGTTGTTTTAATGAAACTTTTTGAATTAAATAAAGAAAAAGGTGAAGAAGCACACAAAATGCCTACCTTTATCGCTAAAAAAGAATTGCTCAAAAAACGTTTAGTTAGAAATGGACTTAGTTTACTTGATACTTTTTCAATTGATAGAGAAAATTTCAGAGAGTCTTATAAAACTCTTCAAGATTTTGGTGAATATGTAAAAAGAATTTCAACTTATGGAGTTATTTTCCCTGAAGGTACCAGAGTTGCTAATCCTAATGAAATAGGAGAATTTAAGTCAGGTGCGTTTAAAATTGCCGCTATGAAATATTTACCAATTTTACCTGTTACTATTGTTAATAGTGAACAAGCATTTGATAAAAAAAGAAAAGGTAGATTAACAATTAAAATTAAAATTCACTCTTTAATTAAGGCTAACGCTGTTATAACACAAGATTCAGCTGCTGTAGGAAAAAGAGTTAGAGAAATCGTATTATCTGGGTTAAACAATGGATAA
- a CDS encoding segregation/condensation protein A, with product MDNFDIKLDDFDGPLDLLLSLVQDKKISVFEINMAELATQYLQIINNLKDSDINIASEYLVMAATLIQLKSKLLLNSPEEKEEVEIEKSNLLQQILEYKQFKEVSKTLKEKEELRDDIFIKEMSNLDQFILEKDNSKLDGTSNPVKLIMILRKMFERRFAQKLALAKLDTFKLTPKDQEGYIKNIFDNYENVTFDQIFNLPSLNHFVITLLALLDMARRQIIIIEQDEQFAELRFKRGPEYER from the coding sequence ATGGATAATTTTGATATAAAATTAGATGATTTTGATGGACCACTTGACCTTTTATTATCTTTAGTACAAGATAAAAAAATAAGTGTTTTTGAAATCAATATGGCTGAATTAGCAACTCAGTATTTGCAAATAATCAACAACTTAAAAGATTCAGATATTAATATAGCATCTGAATATTTAGTTATGGCCGCTACTTTAATTCAACTCAAGTCAAAATTATTATTAAATAGTCCAGAGGAAAAAGAAGAAGTTGAAATCGAAAAAAGTAATCTTTTACAACAAATTTTAGAATATAAACAATTCAAAGAAGTAAGTAAAACACTTAAAGAAAAAGAAGAATTACGTGATGATATTTTTATTAAAGAAATGAGTAACTTAGATCAATTTATTTTAGAAAAAGATAATTCAAAGCTTGATGGTACTTCTAACCCAGTTAAATTGATTATGATACTTAGAAAAATGTTTGAACGAAGATTTGCTCAAAAACTTGCTTTAGCTAAATTAGATACTTTTAAGTTAACACCAAAAGATCAAGAAGGTTACATAAAAAACATTTTTGATAATTATGAGAATGTAACTTTTGATCAAATATTTAATTTACCATCATTAAATCATTTTGTAATTACACTTTTAGCACTTTTAGATATGGCTAGAAGACAAATTATCATTATAGAACAAGATGAACAATTTGCTGAATTAAGATTCAAAAGAGGACCTGAGTATGAAAGATAA
- the scpB gene encoding SMC-Scp complex subunit ScpB, producing MKDNILEAALYVQGDEGLTLEQIRELFSLNNIIEAKKVINDFIKKYNESNRGLKVVEFNEIYKLATRESVKEYISKIVNVIRKQKLSNAAIEVAGIIAYKQPITRGQIASIRGVSSDQVLNTLLAKGVVEEVGISPTVGHPVLYGVTNKFYDYFRIKSLSELPKLTEFNFVEGTEENATEYDLFESQREEF from the coding sequence ATGAAAGATAATATTTTAGAAGCTGCATTATATGTTCAAGGTGATGAAGGATTAACTCTTGAACAAATTAGAGAACTTTTCTCATTAAATAATATTATTGAAGCTAAAAAAGTAATTAATGATTTTATTAAAAAATACAATGAATCAAACAGAGGACTTAAAGTAGTTGAGTTTAATGAGATTTATAAATTAGCAACTCGCGAGAGTGTTAAAGAATATATTTCAAAAATTGTTAATGTGATTAGAAAACAAAAGCTTTCAAACGCTGCTATTGAAGTTGCTGGGATAATAGCTTATAAACAACCAATTACTAGAGGTCAAATCGCAAGCATTCGTGGAGTTTCATCTGACCAAGTTTTAAATACTCTATTAGCTAAAGGTGTTGTTGAAGAAGTGGGTATCTCACCTACAGTTGGTCATCCAGTTCTTTATGGTGTAACAAACAAGTTTTACGATTATTTTAGAATTAAATCTCTTTCTGAATTACCTAAACTAACTGAATTTAATTTTGTTGAGGGTACTGAAGAAAATGCTACTGAATATGACTTATTTGAAAGTCAAAGAGAAGAGTTTTAA
- a CDS encoding pseudouridine synthase family protein produces the protein MEYTKFNTTKNDQGRTAFKLLVKYFDNVPISRIERVFRQKDIKINGIRNINKNHVIQENDLVEVYGLSDLKNNESKINKNIKILFHPIYEDENILLIHKPEKIAIHSEENCIDEQVLSYLKFKKVDSFVPSHVGRLDKETSGIMLYAKNYETLQYLNENIKNIEKTYIFKSDFNNDHLTVEGYIYHDNIKQKMKISKNFVENSKKFTTKLFMIKDRKFAKIITGRKHQIRATLSYLGYPIYGDHKYGGKKFNRLMLHAYSIKFRNMTGKFEYLNEHEYLKEPNW, from the coding sequence ATGGAATATACAAAATTTAATACTACAAAAAACGATCAAGGAAGAACTGCATTTAAACTTTTAGTTAAATACTTCGATAATGTTCCTATAAGCAGAATTGAAAGAGTTTTTCGCCAAAAAGATATTAAAATTAATGGTATTAGAAACATCAATAAAAATCATGTTATTCAAGAAAATGACCTAGTTGAAGTTTATGGACTTTCAGACTTAAAAAATAATGAATCAAAAATTAATAAAAATATCAAAATTCTTTTTCATCCTATCTATGAGGATGAAAATATTTTATTAATTCATAAACCAGAAAAAATAGCTATTCACAGTGAAGAAAACTGTATCGATGAACAAGTTTTATCTTACTTAAAATTCAAAAAAGTTGACAGCTTTGTTCCTAGTCATGTTGGAAGATTAGATAAAGAAACTAGTGGAATTATGCTATATGCAAAAAACTATGAAACACTTCAATATTTGAATGAAAATATAAAAAACATTGAAAAAACATATATTTTCAAAAGTGATTTTAATAATGATCATTTGACTGTTGAAGGTTATATTTATCATGATAATATAAAACAAAAAATGAAAATAAGTAAGAATTTTGTAGAGAACTCTAAAAAATTTACTACTAAATTATTTATGATTAAAGATAGAAAATTCGCAAAAATAATCACTGGTAGAAAACATCAAATAAGAGCTACTTTATCTTATCTAGGATACCCAATTTACGGTGATCATAAATATGGTGGTAAAAAATTCAACCGTTTAATGTTACACGCTTACTCAATTAAATTCAGAAATATGACAGGTAAATTCGAATATCTAAATGAGCATGAATATCTTAAAGAACCTAATTGATAG
- a CDS encoding Asp-tRNA(Asn)/Glu-tRNA(Gln) amidotransferase subunit GatC produces MNKNITKEELYKIAESLMLKPTEDVVEEILKDWEILQKHIQMMNLINTENIEPMTHINENYQIDFFREDIEDTSWAIEKEHILANASESDQDFIITKKVVK; encoded by the coding sequence ATGAACAAAAATATTACAAAAGAAGAATTATATAAAATTGCTGAAAGTTTAATGCTTAAACCAACTGAAGATGTAGTTGAAGAAATCTTAAAAGATTGAGAAATATTACAAAAGCACATTCAGATGATGAATTTAATTAACACCGAAAACATCGAACCAATGACTCATATTAATGAAAATTATCAAATTGATTTTTTTAGAGAAGATATCGAAGATACTTCATGAGCAATCGAAAAAGAACATATTTTAGCAAATGCATCTGAATCTGACCAAGATTTTATTATTACTAAAAAGGTGGTTAAATAA
- a CDS encoding amidase family protein, giving the protein MSIKVLGNFENARKELINDKNNAVAYVYDQMKNLNQNGSLSNAVFTIKNVFATDDAITNASSKILENFQPHYNAQVVQKLLNAGAVSVAKVHSDELALGGTGTYSGFGLVRNPIDLERLSGGSSSGSIATLTENISFALASDTGDSVRLPASYNGKVGFKPSYGAISRYGMFAYCSSLDTVAFFAHNVNDIFEVSKAAFGVDNKDMTSVEVKIHQLNMIKPKNVIALDLDEFLEDYVLDSYNKLIEKLIKNGVNVKKIKPDLTILRNIKPVYDIVSYSEASANLANLNGIAFGERKTGENWQEIMTNTRTSGFGKMVQRRLTLGSYYLYSKNQDEIFKKAQKVRRVIKDYLTNLHKNSDVLIYPASAAVAPFIDFSKNKNYDLMEYILTGSNLVGNPSITLPLGKKDNLPFNIALDSEIYSDEKLLSISLWFEEILGGK; this is encoded by the coding sequence ATGAGTATTAAAGTTTTAGGAAATTTTGAAAATGCTAGAAAAGAATTGATTAATGATAAAAACAATGCGGTTGCGTATGTTTATGATCAAATGAAAAATTTAAATCAAAACGGTTCTTTATCAAATGCAGTTTTCACAATAAAAAACGTTTTTGCTACAGATGACGCAATAACAAATGCTTCAAGTAAAATTTTAGAAAATTTTCAACCTCATTATAATGCTCAAGTTGTACAAAAACTATTAAATGCTGGTGCCGTTTCAGTTGCTAAAGTGCATTCTGATGAATTAGCTCTTGGTGGAACTGGAACATATTCTGGATTTGGATTAGTTAGAAATCCAATTGATCTTGAAAGATTAAGTGGTGGTTCATCATCAGGTTCTATTGCGACTTTAACAGAAAACATTTCATTTGCTCTTGCTAGTGACACTGGCGATAGTGTAAGGCTACCTGCTTCATACAATGGTAAAGTAGGTTTTAAACCATCTTATGGAGCAATTTCTCGTTATGGAATGTTTGCTTACTGTTCATCATTAGACACAGTTGCATTTTTTGCCCACAATGTTAATGATATTTTTGAAGTTTCTAAAGCAGCTTTTGGTGTTGATAACAAGGATATGACCAGTGTTGAAGTTAAAATCCACCAATTAAACATGATTAAACCTAAAAATGTAATTGCTTTAGATTTAGATGAATTTTTAGAAGATTATGTTTTAGATTCATATAATAAATTAATAGAAAAACTAATTAAAAATGGTGTAAATGTTAAAAAAATCAAACCAGATCTAACAATTTTAAGAAATATAAAACCTGTTTATGATATTGTAAGTTATTCAGAAGCGTCAGCTAATTTAGCAAATTTAAATGGAATTGCATTCGGAGAAAGAAAAACTGGTGAAAACTGACAAGAAATAATGACAAATACCAGAACAAGTGGTTTTGGAAAAATGGTTCAAAGAAGACTAACACTTGGAAGTTATTATTTATACAGCAAAAACCAAGACGAAATATTCAAGAAAGCTCAAAAAGTTAGAAGAGTTATTAAAGATTATTTAACAAATTTACACAAAAATTCAGATGTTTTAATTTACCCAGCAAGTGCTGCAGTGGCACCATTTATTGATTTTTCTAAAAATAAAAACTATGATTTGATGGAATATATTTTAACTGGTTCAAACTTAGTTGGAAACCCTTCGATTACACTACCTTTAGGCAAAAAAGATAATTTACCATTTAATATTGCACTTGACTCTGAAATTTATAGTGATGAAAAATTACTTTCAATTTCACTTTGATTTGAAGAAATTTTAGGAGGAAAATAA
- the gatB gene encoding Asp-tRNA(Asn)/Glu-tRNA(Gln) amidotransferase subunit GatB, translating into MNWNNYFDVVIGVEIHVELDTKTKMFSPAKNVFDAEPNTTVNQIDLAYPGTLPLINKQAVKYAIALAKALKMEIDSEMHFDRKNYFYPDLPKGFQITQFYRPIGKNGVIDVIFNNGEIKQVSIERIHLEEDTARQHHDENGTKLDYNRAGVPLIEIVSNPVMSSAEEAAAYVDAIRKTALALKISDAKLEQGSLRADINISLKPKGVSEFGTKVEIKNMNSLNNIKKAIEFEIVDQAKKLFKNEKILQQTKRFDDQSNSTITMRVKTGQTDYKYFPEPNIPFIKISQNLIDSVILPELPVERFKRYKSYEIQDIYIQSLNNDLKLADYFDSISYPDKTKLAKIFFAEVVSLANSKSVNAYELNIKPENITKSIELLDQEIISGKSIKKLIPLLQNFDGDINDLLEEHKLKQISDLNLINQIISELINQNENIVQEYPNRPERVLKMILGLAMKKTDGQISPTLADEVTKKILQEKFNL; encoded by the coding sequence ATGAACTGAAATAATTATTTTGATGTAGTTATTGGTGTCGAAATCCACGTTGAATTAGACACTAAAACAAAAATGTTTTCTCCTGCAAAAAATGTCTTTGATGCAGAGCCTAACACAACAGTTAATCAAATTGATTTAGCTTACCCAGGAACTTTACCATTAATTAATAAGCAAGCTGTTAAATATGCAATTGCTTTAGCTAAAGCTCTTAAAATGGAAATTGATAGTGAAATGCATTTTGATAGAAAAAATTACTTTTATCCAGATTTACCAAAAGGATTTCAAATCACTCAATTTTATAGACCAATTGGGAAAAATGGTGTTATTGACGTAATTTTTAATAACGGAGAAATTAAGCAAGTATCAATCGAAAGAATTCACCTCGAAGAAGATACTGCAAGACAACATCATGATGAAAATGGAACTAAACTTGATTACAATCGCGCCGGGGTTCCACTTATTGAAATTGTTTCAAATCCTGTTATGAGCTCAGCTGAAGAAGCAGCTGCATATGTAGATGCTATAAGAAAAACCGCTTTAGCTCTTAAAATAAGTGATGCTAAACTTGAGCAAGGTTCATTAAGAGCTGATATTAACATTTCATTAAAACCTAAGGGTGTTAGTGAATTTGGTACTAAAGTTGAAATTAAAAACATGAACTCGCTTAACAATATTAAAAAAGCAATTGAATTTGAAATTGTTGATCAAGCTAAAAAATTGTTTAAAAATGAAAAAATTCTTCAACAAACTAAACGTTTTGATGATCAAAGCAATTCAACAATTACAATGAGAGTCAAAACAGGGCAAACTGATTATAAATACTTCCCTGAACCAAATATTCCTTTTATTAAAATATCTCAAAATTTAATTGATTCAGTAATTCTTCCCGAACTTCCAGTTGAAAGATTTAAACGTTATAAATCTTATGAAATTCAAGACATTTATATTCAAAGCTTAAATAATGACTTAAAACTTGCAGACTATTTCGACAGCATAAGTTATCCAGATAAAACAAAATTGGCTAAAATTTTCTTTGCTGAAGTAGTTTCATTAGCAAACTCTAAATCTGTAAATGCCTATGAACTTAATATCAAACCAGAAAACATTACTAAATCAATTGAATTATTAGACCAAGAAATTATTTCAGGTAAATCAATCAAAAAACTGATTCCACTTTTACAAAATTTTGATGGTGATATCAACGACTTACTAGAAGAGCACAAACTTAAACAAATTAGTGACTTGAATTTAATAAATCAAATTATTTCTGAATTAATAAATCAAAATGAAAACATTGTTCAAGAATATCCTAATCGTCCTGAGAGAGTCTTAAAAATGATTCTTGGTTTAGCTATGAAAAAAACTGATGGTCAAATTTCACCAACCTTAGCTGATGAAGTTACTAAGAAAATTCTTCAAGAAAAATTCAATCTATAA
- a CDS encoding YhjD/YihY/BrkB family envelope integrity protein yields the protein MHRNKQKRESIINRAYLKFSSKEFQFIPLSSCFYFLLSFVPIVIIVYFILSLFSWHISFNKFFYQDILSNLIPGILSVIDFLPSNFDSYWSYIPLAVLSLSCLWLSSAGYGKMITSYNYIYGHKFLGNFLGNRFKGLLIVILISLYISIWVIILKLLNILFIAFNDDPEYKKWEAFILFEITSLIFLYIGFILLYKFVPSFKLKISQVYSGSLLATIPTWILVLIFGSLNTTFKYEKYGPLGIFLYISVFISFYSYFTYLGILVNESFYKTFISQRTLQKKAWWKF from the coding sequence ATGCATAGAAATAAGCAAAAAAGAGAAAGTATTATTAATCGAGCTTATTTAAAATTTTCGTCAAAAGAGTTTCAATTTATCCCGCTTTCATCTTGTTTTTATTTCTTACTTTCATTTGTTCCTATTGTTATTATTGTTTACTTTATTCTTTCATTATTTTCCTGACATATTTCATTCAATAAATTCTTCTATCAAGACATTCTTTCAAATTTAATACCTGGAATTTTAAGTGTTATAGATTTTTTACCAAGCAATTTTGATAGTTATTGAAGTTACATTCCATTAGCAGTTCTTTCATTATCATGTTTATGATTAAGTAGTGCTGGTTATGGTAAAATGATTACTTCTTATAACTATATTTATGGACACAAATTTTTAGGAAATTTTTTAGGAAATAGATTCAAAGGTTTATTAATAGTTATTTTAATTTCTCTTTATATTTCAATTTGAGTTATCATACTTAAACTTCTAAATATTTTATTTATCGCTTTTAATGATGATCCAGAGTATAAAAAATGAGAAGCTTTTATTCTTTTTGAGATAACATCCTTAATATTTTTATACATTGGTTTTATTCTTCTTTATAAATTTGTACCCTCATTTAAGTTAAAAATTTCTCAAGTTTATTCAGGATCATTATTGGCCACAATACCAACTTGAATATTAGTTTTAATCTTTGGTTCACTTAACACAACTTTTAAATATGAAAAATATGGACCATTAGGAATATTTTTATATATTTCAGTTTTTATAAGTTTTTACAGTTATTTTACTTATTTAGGTATTTTGGTAAACGAATCTTTTTATAAAACCTTTATTTCTCAGAGAACATTACAGAAAAAAGCATGGTGAAAATTTTAA
- a CDS encoding IS30 family transposase: protein MNYTQLKPEERLIIQINYGFKTLKEIAEMLRRSVSTISREVKRNSNIYGEYDAAYANKKTKIRKCYSRNHNAFANKEFNDFFTEHYEKNYHGVEATLKLYQEKTGKKGYSIRTLYKWIKLNIWVLKMKNRLRKGYVKNGKRKTDYKIRLTHGNKFVFPIPMRPKSIETREKWGHWEIDLVIGRKGKGYHNLLTLTERKTRFTIIKKVTSKFWFEINKVLNEIIKDYPFPFLSITSDNGFEFQALGLVAYKNDLLIYKAQPYCSFQRGSNEHFNGLIRRKFKKGFDFTELTDEEVQELQDEINNMPRKIFGFKSSREMAEQELNIEMILLDLLPNLE from the coding sequence ATGAATTATACACAATTAAAACCAGAAGAGAGATTAATTATTCAAATCAACTATGGTTTCAAAACATTAAAAGAAATTGCAGAAATGTTAAGAAGATCTGTAAGTACAATCTCTAGAGAAGTTAAACGAAATTCGAATATCTACGGTGAATATGATGCTGCATATGCTAATAAAAAAACAAAAATTCGAAAATGCTATTCAAGGAATCATAATGCTTTTGCAAACAAAGAATTTAATGATTTCTTTACTGAACACTATGAAAAAAATTATCATGGCGTTGAAGCTACTCTTAAACTTTATCAGGAAAAAACAGGTAAAAAAGGTTATTCTATTAGAACTCTTTACAAATGAATTAAATTAAATATTTGAGTCCTGAAAATGAAAAACCGTTTAAGAAAAGGGTATGTTAAGAATGGTAAAAGAAAGACTGATTATAAGATTAGATTAACGCATGGTAACAAGTTTGTTTTCCCTATACCTATGCGGCCTAAAAGTATAGAAACTAGAGAAAAATGGGGTCATTGAGAAATTGACTTAGTTATTGGAAGAAAGGGAAAAGGGTATCACAACTTACTAACTTTAACAGAGAGAAAAACACGTTTTACCATTATAAAAAAGGTCACTAGCAAATTTTGATTTGAGATAAACAAGGTGCTGAATGAAATAATTAAGGATTATCCATTTCCATTTTTATCAATAACTTCAGATAATGGATTTGAATTTCAAGCCTTAGGATTAGTAGCCTATAAAAATGACTTATTAATTTATAAAGCACAACCATATTGTTCATTTCAAAGAGGTTCAAATGAACATTTTAATGGACTAATTCGTAGAAAATTCAAAAAAGGATTTGATTTTACAGAATTAACTGATGAAGAAGTTCAAGAACTTCAAGATGAAATAAACAATATGCCAAGAAAAATTTTTGGTTTTAAATCTTCTAGAGAAATGGCTGAACAAGAGTTAAATATAGAAATGATTTTACTAGATCTTTTACCTAATCTTGAATAA
- a CDS encoding PTS transporter subunit IIC, whose amino-acid sequence MDFLLSFIKSFASTPAFLVGIFTLIGCLVLRKKASETIVSVFKVIVGFLILSGGAAVLQGSLKAFQPVFQETYKLSGIIPNNDAFAGIFTDVSAISTVGSLIMIVGMIMNLILAVFSRFKYVYLSGHVPFLNLEVQTLLLTIFYSKIGRFFEKRSPAALERISPLGRFPITFFKPWSANASLNNILQ is encoded by the coding sequence ATGGACTTCTTACTATCATTTATTAAGTCTTTTGCTAGTACTCCAGCCTTTTTAGTAGGTATTTTTACTTTAATTGGTTGTTTAGTATTACGTAAAAAGGCATCAGAAACAATAGTATCAGTATTTAAAGTTATTGTTGGTTTCCTTATTTTAAGTGGTGGAGCTGCTGTGTTACAAGGTTCTCTTAAAGCCTTTCAACCAGTGTTCCAAGAAACTTATAAATTAAGTGGAATCATTCCAAATAATGATGCTTTCGCTGGTATTTTCACAGATGTTTCAGCAATTAGTACAGTAGGTTCATTAATCATGATTGTTGGAATGATTATGAACTTAATTCTTGCTGTATTTTCAAGATTTAAATACGTTTACTTATCAGGACACGTACCTTTTTTAAACCTTGAAGTGCAAACGCTTCTCTTAACAATATTTTACAGTAAAATTGGTAGATTTTTTGAGAAAAGAAGCCCCGCGGCGCTTGAGCGGATCAGTCCGTTAGGACGTTTCCCTATAACCTTTTTTAAACCTTGAAGTGCAAACGCTTCTCTTAACAATATTTTACAGTAA
- a CDS encoding PTS sugar transporter subunit IIB gives MVIQTVCGSGLGSSLLVEMNVKSVLGALKVPYDKVEHTNISSFTGVGVDYVVVGADVAPVLNFPEEKKIVLLNILSKQELEEKLKKVLGL, from the coding sequence ATGGTTATTCAAACAGTATGTGGATCAGGACTTGGATCAAGTCTTTTAGTAGAAATGAACGTTAAAAGTGTTTTAGGAGCATTAAAAGTTCCTTATGATAAAGTAGAACACACAAACATTAGTTCATTTACTGGTGTAGGGGTTGATTATGTAGTTGTTGGAGCTGATGTTGCTCCAGTACTAAACTTCCCTGAAGAGAAAAAAATTGTTTTATTAAATATTCTTTCTAAACAAGAACTTGAAGAAAAACTTAAAAAAGTTCTTGGTTTATAA